One part of the Enterococcus sp. DIV1094 genome encodes these proteins:
- a CDS encoding KUP/HAK/KT family potassium transporter, which translates to MTTKHNTKKISMAGLLVAMGVVYGDIGTSPLYVMKAIVEDNGGLRGINPDFVIGAVSLIFWTLTLLTTIKYVVIALNADNHGEGGIFSLYTLVRKGGKYLIIPAMIGGAALLADGVLTPAVTVTTAIEGLRGIPVFFDRFGNDQNIIVIITLAIIFVLFMVQRFGTEVVGKAFGPIMFLWFTFLGAMGLFNFSQDWTVIRALNPYYAIQLLFSPDNKLGLFILGNIFLATTGAEALYSDLGHVGKRNIHLSWPYIKVCLVLNYFGQAAWLINVYQNPETQAIENLNPFFQMMPASFTVIGVGFATIAAVIASQALITGSFTLVSEAIKLKLLPRLKIMYPGSSIGQMYIPAVNLILWIACSLVVVTFRTSHHMEAAYGLSITVTMLMTTALLYFYLLQSGYSKWLAHTITFFFGVIEVVFFISSVVKFFHGGFVAVLIALVILAVMFIWEQGNIIRESVAEEVELKEYIPQLRELKDDKTLPMYQTNVVFLVPDMADGKVGRQFVYSILDKRPKRAKAYWFVHVEVTDEPYTKEYQVDMMGTDFVVQVNLFLGFRVQQEINVYVRQIIHDLMKQGRLPKQPQTYSLTPGREVGDFQFILIDEVVSNVTTLGKWERQIMQAKLAIKKIATTPETWFGLEYSEVKHETVPLLIGGTRKTWLKERKK; encoded by the coding sequence GTGACAACAAAGCACAACACCAAAAAAATCTCGATGGCCGGATTATTAGTCGCCATGGGGGTTGTTTATGGAGATATCGGTACAAGCCCACTTTATGTAATGAAAGCAATCGTCGAGGATAATGGCGGCTTGCGAGGGATCAATCCGGATTTTGTCATCGGAGCAGTCTCATTGATTTTTTGGACATTGACATTATTAACGACAATCAAATATGTCGTAATCGCGTTAAATGCAGATAATCATGGAGAAGGTGGTATCTTCTCTTTATATACCTTGGTCAGAAAAGGTGGGAAATATCTGATCATACCGGCGATGATCGGTGGTGCAGCACTGTTAGCAGACGGGGTATTGACACCAGCTGTAACGGTTACGACTGCGATCGAAGGTTTGCGAGGGATCCCAGTGTTTTTTGATCGATTCGGGAATGACCAGAACATTATTGTCATCATTACTTTAGCGATTATTTTTGTTTTGTTCATGGTCCAACGTTTTGGTACAGAAGTGGTGGGTAAGGCATTTGGACCTATTATGTTTTTATGGTTCACATTTTTAGGCGCGATGGGCTTATTCAATTTCAGCCAAGACTGGACAGTGATCCGTGCCTTGAATCCTTATTATGCGATCCAGTTGCTATTTAGCCCTGACAACAAGCTAGGTTTATTCATCTTAGGGAATATCTTTTTGGCAACTACTGGGGCAGAAGCGCTTTATTCTGACTTAGGACATGTCGGAAAACGAAATATCCATTTGAGTTGGCCGTATATCAAAGTCTGCTTAGTATTGAATTATTTTGGACAAGCAGCATGGCTGATCAATGTATATCAAAATCCTGAAACACAAGCAATTGAGAATTTAAATCCATTTTTCCAAATGATGCCAGCAAGTTTTACAGTAATAGGCGTCGGCTTTGCAACGATTGCCGCAGTCATTGCTTCGCAAGCATTGATTACAGGTTCATTTACGTTGGTATCTGAAGCAATCAAACTAAAATTATTACCTCGATTGAAAATCATGTATCCTGGAAGCAGTATTGGACAAATGTATATTCCCGCAGTGAATTTGATTTTATGGATTGCTTGTTCACTCGTTGTCGTCACTTTTAGAACCTCGCATCATATGGAAGCTGCTTATGGACTGTCCATTACCGTGACGATGTTGATGACGACTGCATTGCTTTATTTCTACCTGCTTCAAAGTGGGTATTCAAAATGGTTGGCGCATACGATCACCTTTTTCTTTGGTGTGATCGAAGTTGTCTTCTTTATTTCCAGCGTCGTGAAATTTTTCCACGGTGGTTTTGTGGCTGTTTTGATTGCTTTAGTTATTCTGGCAGTGATGTTTATTTGGGAACAAGGCAATATCATTCGTGAATCGGTCGCAGAAGAAGTGGAATTAAAAGAATACATTCCACAGCTTAGAGAATTGAAAGACGATAAGACGTTACCAATGTATCAAACAAACGTGGTCTTCTTAGTGCCGGATATGGCAGATGGGAAGGTCGGTCGTCAGTTTGTGTATTCCATTTTAGACAAACGGCCAAAGCGGGCGAAGGCTTATTGGTTTGTACATGTAGAAGTAACTGATGAACCCTATACGAAAGAGTATCAAGTGGATATGATGGGGACTGACTTTGTTGTTCAAGTGAATCTGTTCTTAGGCTTCCGTGTCCAACAAGAAATCAATGTCTACGTTCGCCAAATCATCCACGATTTAATGAAACAAGGACGTTTACCAAAACAACCACAGACGTATTCATTGACTCCAGGAAGAGAAGTTGGCGATTTCCAATTCATCTTGATCGACGAAGTGGTTTCAAATGTAACGACTCTTGGAAAATGGGAACGCCAAATCATGCAAGCCAAACTTGCGATCAAGAAAATCGCTACGACACCAGAAACTTGGTTTGGTTTAGAATACAGTGAAGTCAAACACGAAACAGTACCATTGCTGATTGGTGGTACTAGAAAAACATGGTTGAAAGAACGAAAAAAATAA
- a CDS encoding GlsB/YeaQ/YmgE family stress response membrane protein, producing MIHFLFSLIVGGVLGFIAGAVLNEDVPGGVSGNVIIGFLGSWLGEFVLGELGPAISGFYLIPSLIGALVCLGLYSFMADYLRRHR from the coding sequence ATGATCCATTTTTTATTTTCATTGATTGTCGGTGGCGTATTGGGATTCATCGCTGGCGCTGTTCTTAATGAAGATGTGCCAGGTGGTGTTTCTGGGAATGTCATCATTGGTTTCTTAGGGAGTTGGTTAGGAGAATTTGTCCTTGGCGAACTAGGACCAGCTATCAGTGGTTTTTATCTTATTCCTTCATTGATTGGAGCACTCGTGTGTTTAGGTCTCTACTCTTTCATGGCTGATTATTTAAGGCGGCATCGTTGA
- a CDS encoding putative holin-like toxin, protein MLSFDIFTIALITLIVALLRDDKKK, encoded by the coding sequence ATGCTCAGCTTTGATATTTTTACCATCGCCCTGATCACGTTGATTGTAGCATTGCTTAGGGACGACAAAAAGAAATAG